The Elaeis guineensis isolate ETL-2024a chromosome 14, EG11, whole genome shotgun sequence genome has a segment encoding these proteins:
- the LOC140853616 gene encoding uncharacterized protein — MAVSWSSLLRISLLFLLAAAIVAAFATLPMEKILKDFLVWIKENLGPWGPLVLAVAYIPLTVLAVPASILTLGGGYLFGLPVASLLTPLEQQLVATAAFVLGRTGVFMLKVDIAAIGISFRSAQVAVQTSGGLRLQMSAHNQNSVLNLNPLLMNMRASSNP, encoded by the exons ATGGCGGTCTCCTGGTCTTCTCTCCTTCGGATctccctcctcttccttctcGCGGCCGCCATCGTCGCGGCCTTCGCCACCCTCCCCATGGAAAAG ATTTTGAAGGATTTTTTGGTTTGGATCAAGGAGAATCTTGGTCCATGGGGTCCTCTTGTTCT GGCTGTGGCGTATATTCCTTTGACTGTGTTAGCGGTTCCAGCATCAATACTTACA CTGGGTGGTGGATATCTTTTTGGGTTGCCTGTGGCTTCATTGCTGACTCCATTGGAGCAACAATTGGTTGCAACAGCTGCATTCGTGCTTGGTAGAACG GGAGTTTTTATGCTAAAGGTTGACATAGCGGCTATAGGAATCAGTTTCAGAAGTGCTCAGGTTGCTGTTCAAACCAGCGGAGGGTTGAGATTGCAAATGAGTGCGCACAATCAG AACTCAGTTCTCAATTTGAATCCTTTACTCATGAATATGAGGGCATCAAGCAATCCATAG